The DNA sequence TAACTGAGCAGCAGTAACTCCGTTTCTGAAATGGTTAACACGATACATTTGATAACCAGCGTTCGCGTTTCCCCAGTAAATGACATTGGCAAGGCCGTATTCCGTTTGTTGCCCATGAGGTGAAATCAGCATCCCTCGAATGACACCCTCCAGGGCAGGCATATTCCCCGCATCGACTTGTGCATTATTGAGAAAGTCGAAATAGACCGCTGGGAACGCGTAGCCCTGAATTGACGCCTCCAAGTCATTTGCTTGTTGTATTGTCAGAGGCACTCAACTCTCCTGGTCGCATAACGCCCAAGCTCACCCGACGCGGGCCGCGTAGCGGTACGCGGTCGGGTGGAGCGCCGTGTTAGGCATTTTCGGTATCACGACTCCTCGGCAGTCAGCGCGTAACTACGACCCTTCTTCTCGCGCCGTACTCGCCCAAGAACTTCACCATAGTAGAGCGCCCACTGTGTTTGCTCGCGTTCGTACGGCACATGCTTATATAACTCGCTCTGCAAAATACCGGGGGATGCACATATTACTTTCAAAGCTGATGTAAGGATGGCGTCAAACAATGGGTCATCAACCACGTACCGCGCCTGTTCAGATCTCAGCATGGCGTTGACCTGCTCTTTGGTAGCCGGATCTCGGATTACGCTGGCAGCGTATGCAGATTTCTGGTACATCAACCTGGCTCGTTCAAAGTCCCTTGCTTCCCAAGCGATCCGGGCCACTTTTACAAACTCACCGACGTCACCGGGCAGCAAAGGCTCAACGGCCCTGCGCACTTCCCCCATAGGGTGCGCAGGCGTAGACGAAGCCGGCTTGGTCACTTGTCTGCGCCCAAAGAACTTATCGAGCAACCCCATAATCTTCTCCCTCTCCCTTTCAAACGATGCGCCTTGGACACTATCTCATCTTGACTTCTGCTCTGCACGCACAGTCCAACCGGTCACATGGCGGATACCCGCTATCCCAGAACGGATCATCGAACCTAAACGTCTTGCCGTCCAACTTATTACATCGCTCCGGTGTATCAGGTCCTTGAAATGCTACGAATCTCCAATTTGGATATCTCTCCGATATTTCAAGCATCTGCTTCCTGCGTCGTAGCGCATACGCAATTGCTGCTATACGCCTAGCGAACATTGCACTCATGTCGCGGTGGTTCACGGTTCCTGGCTTCTCTAGTTCAGAGACAAGCCTTTCGCGCAATGCCGTTGTCAGTTGCTCGGCTGCATCGGATTCAACAACGCTAATGATGGCATTTATGATGTCAGCCTTCTTTGAACCGGCAGCACCCGATTCTTTTGTTGCGTGTTCTTTGTATATCGCGCGAAGCTCCGGCACCTTCAAGCCACCCAAGAGTTCAGCCAATGAGCTGCCGTTTATATCGGCTATTTCTTCCTCGTAAGATTCTTTGTCACGTTCTACAAGATAATTCACGTAAGCCGCCCATCGCCAAGTTCCCTCTGGCAAATGCTTCATGACGGTTTCCTGCTCACGACGTGGGCTTCCCGATGTATGGGCCACCAAGAGTTCCGGAAGCAATAATTCAAGCGCCCTACGATCTGCATCAACGCCTTCGGCGACCTTCCAGAAGGCTGGCTCGTAGTACCACTTGTTATCCTGCGCATTTTCTCTGATTTCTTGTTCGGTAAACGTCCGCACCTCGATGGAGGCGTTGAGAGAGACTCCGCCCGCGTCAATCTCACCCAGATCTTGGCGGTAAGTGACCGTTCCCTTTTCCCTTCGTTGGCTCGTAGTTGCGCCCGTACTGACAGTGCTGCTCGGGCCTGTGCTACGAAAGACTGAGCGGATAAAGTCCAAAATGCCCAAAGCTACCTCCTTTTTTATTGCCTAACGCCAAGCTAACCTGCTAGCTACGAGGCGCTGAGCGCCGAAGTAGCGCGTCAGGTTAAGCGACGTGTTATGCGGCATCTGCAATCTTGTACAGGCTTTGCACAAAGCCGCTTTCATAACTGCGTGTCCATACATGCTGTAGCCTGATGTCACGTGTCAATGGACCGAACAGCGGTATTCCGTCGCCAATTAGCACGGGGATTCTAGTTATAGTCATGTCCTGAATCAGACCTGCTTGCAGGAAAGCCTGGATTGTCTTTCTACCATCAACGTAGACGCGCTCAGAACCGGACGAAGCCAATAGTTGAATCAACTCTGTGGGAGACGATGAAGTCCCCTCAACGCCTTCCTTGAGGCTCTTGAGGTTCTTCGGGAATCCACTACTCAAGACGATGACATTCTTGCCTTGATACGGCCATTCCTTGAATGTCAACGCCAAGTCATAAGTCTTTCGGCCCATGACAAGCGTATCTATGGACGCGAAGAACTCATTGAAACCATAGTCTTCGCTCGCAACCTCACCATCGCTCCCAGGCAGCCAATCAAGATCGCCGTTCTTTCTTGCGATGAAGCCGTCTAGGCTCGTTGCGATAAATACTGAGCACGTAACAGACACATCCGCCCCTTCATGACGCATAACGTTCCGCTTGAGCCGCGGATTGCCCTGGAGCGCAGCGGAAGGGTAAGCCGTCGGACTCGAAGCGGTGGTTATGCAAGTTGCTCATCGCTCACCTGCCAAAACGATATTTGGTATTGAGAATAATCGTCCGCATCGTCTGGCACGAAGAACTCGACTACGCACGGACGCTCCGGAAACTGCCACTGCAGCTTGGCTTCGTAGATTTCTTTCAAGACAGTGCCAAGCCGAATCAATTTGTCCTTCGAAATATCCTCACAGCTCAAATGCTGAATGTCTTGCAAGTGCCTGTGGTTCATCACCCACTCAACAGACTTTCGCGTGCTCCCGTCTCGGCCTTCGAAGCCCCTTAACGACGCCTCAGAGAAACCCTTCGGAAGGATGTACCCTTCGAATTCTGTGAACTCCGGCCAGAAGATGGCCGCGTAGCCTACAGCAAGAGAAAAGTTGCCGGCGCACCCAACCCAAGACTCAAGGTCAATCCCTGAACCGTTGTTCCACGAGCCAAGGTCAGCCTTCATGCTTTCGGGTATATCCATCGCCGTCCCTTACGCATAACTATAATTAGTGGGCCTAAATGACCGGTTTAAACCGGTCAAATGGGACCCGTAGCAGCGGAGTAGTTGAAAAATCAACCACATAGTGAATAATAACCGGACAATCCAGGAGAAATCGGACACAAGGAGGTGTCTATGGGCCAGCCACGGCTGCTGGACCGTCTGAGAGAGGCGATCCGGGTACGTCATTACAGCATCCGCACCGAGGATGCGTATGTGCAGTGGGTGCGTCGATTCATCCTGTTCCATGACAAGCGCCATCCTTCGACAATGGGAGCGTCCGAGGTCGAGGCCTTCCTGAGTCATCTGGCCGTAGACAAGCATGTGTCGGCCTCCACGCAAAATCAAGCGCTCTCCGCCATCCTCTTTCTATACAAGCACGTCCTCGATATGGACCTGCCGTGGCTCTCGGACGTGGTGCGCGCGAAGCGCCCGGAACGCTTGCCCGTTGTGCTCACACGCCAGGAGATCCAGCGACTGTTCGGCCAGTTGCACGGGGTCAATGGCCTGATCGTTCGGCTGGCGTATGGCACGGGGATGCGACGGATGGAGGTGTTGCGCCTGCGCGTGCAGGACATCGACTTCGGTTACAACCAGATCACGGTGCGGGCGGGCAAGGGCAACAAGGACCGCCAGACCATGTTGCCCCGCGCCCTGGCCGGTGAACTCAAGGTTCATCTCACCAAGGTGAAACAGGCGCACGAGTCGGACCTGGCCGAGGGGTTCGGCACTGTGGCCCTGCCGGATGCGATCGAGCGCAAGTACC is a window from the Chromatiales bacterium genome containing:
- a CDS encoding dihydrofolate reductase translates to MRHEGADVSVTCSVFIATSLDGFIARKNGDLDWLPGSDGEVASEDYGFNEFFASIDTLVMGRKTYDLALTFKEWPYQGKNVIVLSSGFPKNLKSLKEGVEGTSSSPTELIQLLASSGSERVYVDGRKTIQAFLQAGLIQDMTITRIPVLIGDGIPLFGPLTRDIRLQHVWTRSYESGFVQSLYKIADAA
- a CDS encoding integron integrase, which codes for MGQPRLLDRLREAIRVRHYSIRTEDAYVQWVRRFILFHDKRHPSTMGASEVEAFLSHLAVDKHVSASTQNQALSAILFLYKHVLDMDLPWLSDVVRAKRPERLPVVLTRQEIQRLFGQLHGVNGLIVRLAYGTGMRRMEVLRLRVQDIDFGYNQITVRAGKGNKDRQTMLPRALAGELKVHLTKVKQAHESDLAEGFGTVALPDAIERKYPNAATEWRWQYVFPAPKRSIDPRSGSERRHHWYEKNVQRALSQAARAAGIHKRVSMHVMRHSFATHLLDDGYDIRTVQDLLGHADVKTTMIYTHVLNRGGRAVLSPLDTPR